GGACATCATCCACACCAATTGAAAACCCATGATTCCCTATGAACCTTGCACTGCAGGAGAAAAGGTAAATACCTTGGATCAGGACAAACTTTTCATAAACTAGTTTCGCATAGCAATTTACAATCACAACTGAAATAAGCAACTATACAATTGATAATCTGCAAAATTTCAATGAGAATTGCACTatatgaatttggaaaaaaatgtGTACTAGGTATGATCTCAGAAagtaaataagaaaaagaaaatatattTGTATACAAGTTAGAAGAAAGTAAAGATGGTGCCTTTACATATGATCTCAGGAAGTAAATAAGAAAAAGAAATATATTTGCATACAAGTTAGAAGAAATTAAAGATGGTGCCTTCACATTTTTATTCTCTTGAGCAAATGGATAAGAGAAAATTAGTAGTATGGTACAAAATTACAAATAATTAAGAAAGGATAATGTTGTACAAATCTTTGAACTAGTCTCACCTAAACTTTGCCAGACGATTCATACAGCTTGCTGCAGCGTGAGAATTATAATCTCTTATAAGAACGGAGAACATGCCCTCATTATTCCCATTACCTGGAGACAAAACGTCAATCAAATTTTGGTTTGCTTTCAAATCTGTCAAGAAAAGTGAAAATAACAAATACTAGGCCAAATGAATAATACTGTTTGCTAATGTGAGTGCTGAAATGCACACCATCTGGTATATGTGGTTTATGGCATGATTCATGAGAGTACATCATGACAGAGCTATGACAATGAATAACTAACACTCTCCTGAAAAAGAAGGAAATATCCCAAGAACACGGTACATGATGTCCTGGAATCTAGATTGACATGGATAATTTAGATATGACCATACAATGCACTATTTCATACAGTCAATAAATTGGCATACATCAATAATACCAAGGTCCCATTTCCTCCAAAAAAACAATTCCAAGGTCCAATCCTGAGCTTTGCACTTACATCCTAAACTCTGtagtataatttctgaatttttttctccAACGTGCATCAAAATGTGTGTCATTTAACATTAAGGAGTATGTCAAAATGACGCAAAGATACAAGTAAATCCCAAAACAGAATGCTCAAAAGCCCCAAAAAACAAGAATTATCTATCTAACACTGCAAAAGAAATAAAGAATAAGAAGCCatgaaaaccaaaaagaaactAGCAAGCAGAAAAAAGCTAAAAAGAGATTATCATCGCAAATGTTGGGCGCCTCTTAAGTGCAAGATATTTGTTTGGCTAGGGGCAGCCAATTGCTATTGGACTGCACAATGTTTGGAGCATATGGCTTACAACATCCAGACGAGAATGCCTTCTGTGAAGCCAGGAGGATGAAACGATCTCCCATCTCCTTACAAACTACGTCGTATCCAGGAGATAAGGTGAGGGCCTCCAGATCATTGATCACTCACTCTTTGGAGACTGGCGCAGGAGAAATGTGCCGTCTTCAAGGATGCATGGTCAGACAGCCAGCTGAAGTTCTGAAAGTTGGCAGGAGCAAAGGCACTTTGCCTGCTCCCACTGCACGCTAGGCCTCCAGATGCAGTGGTAGCTTGAGCTGGGGAGTGGGTTTTCCTTGACCACTCTCTGGTTGTCTTTTGGTAGCTCTGTTAGTTTGTTAGCTTAGCTTACTTTCGATGCTCTTGCATCACTTCTTTTCTCTGTGcttttttctgttatttagttataGTTGTATTTTGCGCCTTCCTGGCGTTCTCCTTCTAATGAAATATGACATGCGCTTCGGGGCGTGTTCAAGAGCGAAATCATTGCAAAGTAAGGTTCGGCTATTGCACAGAAGTGAAGCATGGTAGCGTAGACTAATAACAGTTTGCTACTTGGGTGGAACATACATAGTTTATTTTACAAGATAAGACGAAAAACTACTCTTCCTACATCAAATAAACAATTTTCAACTCAGGCATGTAAataaaatagtctgaagcattacaATGAAAAGAAAAATTATGCAGTACAAACAGAACATTTTATTAAGAAGACGCATACAAAACTAGAACAGTAGTTCAACCTTCTAATCCCAAGAAATGGTTCTTTAGATGAATCATTGAACTAGAAATCAAAACAAACTTATAAAATGTTCTCACCTAAAGTTTTCTTCCCAACTTGCCCAGATAAAAGTTCACTGTTTCGGAAGTAGACAAAACCATCATTCGGACACATTGCATCATGTACTGCTTCAGATGTCTTATCTTCGACAGTAAGAGCGCATTTCTTCGTACAGATTTTCTCTCTAACACCAAGATTCAGATAGACCTTTGTAAATGCGTTAGGACGTACTAACACACTGAATAGTTGTTTACCAGTCCAAAGCTCAATAGGCTGCAAAAGAGCAGATAAATAGTCATTCCAGAGTAACAAGAAAAAACATGCTCCATTTAAAGTCTCTTGTTAACAATAAAAATGCTGAAACTTGCTTTCCGAAAAGAAGTAGCAACTCAGAGTGAGGGCGCCTCGTTTCCATATTAATACTTTGCAAATTTATTAGCTATTTTATGATGTATCTACTTTTAACAAACATTAGAAGAAGCACAAATGGCATAACTGTTTATATAACTACTTTGATGCTTGCAATAAACATTAAAGCATGGAGAACATATAGCCATAAAGAAAAATAATGCAAAGAAAATATTACCTTAATTAATGCTGGTGTTGGCAAATCAATATTTTCCATTGCATCTCCAAGATATGAACATAAGAGAGTAAAGGAAGACCTATCATAGAAGGAGTCTTTTCTCGTGATCAGAAAAGAAGATGTCAAAAAGTCCTGCGTGGAAGCAACCAGTATTTCCCCATTCTTAGGGGTACATAAATTGTTCTGAACCTGTGAAATTAAATATCAAACTAGTGTTAGTGCATCCAAAGCAAAacaaaaatattaaactaaaaaaGAAGAGTTTGCAAGTGCTACCCCCATAAGCATAAGTGCTTCAGTACGAGCTTCCTCTGTCTGTGGGACGTGCAAATTCATCTCATCTCCATCAAAATCGGCATTGTAAGGGTTGCATACAGACTCATTAAATCTTAGTGTTCTCCAGGGCATTATCCTTGCCTGAACTCAATATAAAAAGGAACCAAAGGTGAGACAAATCATTTAGTACAACAAGTACAGTGTAATCAGGCATGTACATAAactctccttttctatcaatgcttTGAAACGCAAAGCTGTTGtgttttcttgaagaagaaaatagAGCAATTTATACCCTGTGTGACATGATTGACATTCTATGCAAGCTCGGTTGTCTGTTGAAGAGGACAATGTCGCCATCTTCTAAATGCCTTTCGACTATACAGCCATATTTCAAATCCCGAGCAGCAATCCTTCTATCACAGTACTTTAAGTGCCTAAAATGTAGTCCACAGCAAAGTATGAAAGGTGAACTTGTTAAAattaaataattcagaaaattacaACTTACAGCTTCGTTCCATCAGGTTGTAATATAAAATTTGCCCCTGGATGTTTGTGTGGTCCATTTCGTATACATTGACGCAGCTTCTCTATGTTATAGTATGAAACTCTTTCAGGATAAGTCAAGACTCGAGCCATCAAAATAGGAATAGCCACCTATAAGTTTGAATTAGTGATTAcatacaaaatcaactggagagttAACATAAAGAACATCGACCAAATATGGAAAGTACCTCTGTTATACTCAAATTTCTATAACTGGAGAGGGAACATAAAGAACATCGACCATATATGGACAAGTACCTCTGTTATCCTCAAATTTGGGTCAGGAGATATGACAGTCCTTCCAGTGTACTCCGTACGTTTTCCAGACAAGTTCCCACGAAAACGGCCTGTCTTGCCTTTGAGTCGTTGAATAAGGCCACGGTGTTGTGAGTCAATAAGACAGGGGGCATCACTATTGATATATTCAACAACTTGAAGTTGAAGGTGTTGCCAGCAATCCTTGAAAGAAACAAAGGAGAAAACTGAGCTAGAGTTTCCTAATGAAATTACACTTTAATCAGATTAAAGTAATGCAAGATTGGAAAAGATCATGATGCAAATATTACAGCATAAATATGTCATCAGATTTCCGCTTCTAACAGCACTTCTGAGTTAGTTACTTAGGTACATAATCTAGAAGAGAATGTGTAAAATATCTTGCCGTTTTATATGTCTAAATTACAGAATTGTTTGGAGTGTGATGTTGATAATGCACCAGCTACCAGCCCATACAGGCAGATGGATGGTAAGTCATCACTAATGATTAAAGTTATTACTAAATATTCAATTATCTTAGCAAAAATGTCTATTTATCTCACGCCATGTATAAATCATATTTCCTGAGCAGCACTTCCATACAGCCAACAAATATTTAAAGTGTCTCTTGAGCAGACCTCATCATCGTATCCAACAATCAGCTCTCAAGTTGGGCATTTCATGAACAAATAAAGGAAGACTAGTTTTCTAGAATGCAATGAAAATTTCAGATAGCACATATGTAGCACTCCGTAGAGGCAAAGAAAACAGTGGTAAATATAAGAGAAATGAAAGAAAAACGAGTGAAGGACTCTGGGTAATCTTACAAAGCACTTCGCGAGCGGTTCACCACTTTGAAGGGTCCCCTTAAGGATGGAATTTGTATTAACAATGTTCTTCAATATGCAAGTAATACTATCTTCATTGCTGCGAGAAGCAAGACAATTTAATGACATTCATGTGGTTACGATGAAACGCCGTTATATAAGTTCAAGGTGCCAAAGAACAAACCTCattctaccaccaccaccaccaacaaaaaCGGAAGGACGGATAGGCACAGGTGGCACTGCGATCTCTGTAATGATAAGTTTCTCAGGCCTATCACCAAGGTTTAGCAATTCACAGTCCTGCAGAATATCAAAGTGTGATAGTAAAAAACACAGGAAATAAACATATGTCCTATGTACTACGGTAATCGGCTGAAAGTAATAAATACTCTTGTAAGACGAAAACAGAGTGGCATCCACCTCATCAATCATTCTTCTGAAAAGAGATAGAACAGTTGCAGGGTCCAACGTGTGAATTGAAGTAATGGCTAGTTTTTCCTTCTTGTGTGATAACGCAGACCGGAGTTCTTCTGTACTTCCATCCAAAGTTTTGCTACAATCATGAACAATTACCAAGCCCATTCTGCCCTTCTTAGCTACACCTGTACATCCAACCAGTTCATTCATTACTAGGAAATCCCAAGGGAAATTTACATGCGACAAGCAACATAGGGGAGAATAGGAGTATTAGAAGGAAGCTTGCCATTTATGAATCCACACCAGGGGCAACGGGATAGCTTGCATTTGTCCCTCACTTTCTTCATGAGGGCAAATTTGACCAGTGGCTCTGCTCTAGGTTGTCGCATCTTCTTCAGAAACTCTCGGCGGTCTTTCTCCACAAGAAGGACCCTGCTACAACCCTGCAAAGGCACGGGGTAACAATTATAAGAACCACAACATATCCAATCACAGACCCCAAGACATGTAAGCTTCTCCTCGGTGTTAGTTACCTTGCAGATACACTTGACTACATCCAGGATATTGTTGAAGAACCCAACATTGAAAACCGGCAGCGCGAGCTTCAGGTAACCGAAATGGCCTGGGCACTCGGTGTACGAACCATGGCAGGTGCCGCactccccctgcttgttcgcagctCCCTGGAATTTGCCACGGTAAATCGATAATACAACGCATTGCACAAACAGAGTGGCATGCCTGGCTAGAGCACATATGAATCCCTGAATCGTTCAGGCGGATGCAGAGATGAATCCCTGAATTGATCAATGAGGATGGGGCGAGAGATTACCATCCGCGTGTCGAGCAGTCCGTTGGGCGCCGGCTTCATGTTGGGCTCGTAGATCCGGTTGTTCCAGACCTGCGCCTCCGCGGACTGGCGTATCTCCTTGCCGGAGAACATGCTGAACCGCATGCTCTTTCTGCAGCGAAGCGGGGCGAGGGGTCAGTGAGCGGCGAGCACGACGGCGCAAGGGGGTGGGAAGCAGTATCCTTACATCCTTCGGGTGCCGACATCCTCGATGAAGGGCTCCTTGGTGCACCGCAGCTTCTCCTCCTGCCGCAACATCTCGCCCCGACGGCTCCGCCCGATGCCGCGGCCGTGGATTTGTGGCGGATGGGTTTACGGGGAGGCAGCGGCTGCTCGAGGGCGGGGGCACCGGCTGCTCCTCCTCGTTGCTGGAGGAGGGGCGGGGGATCGAGCGGCAGGAGGGAACGCGGCGaggtcgggggcggcggcggctcctggggagggaggcggcgcggAACCGATCACTTTTCACTTGCGGAAGGGAAACATATTAAATAGGTAAGCGAAATATAAACTCAGTATATGTTGCTATTTTTCTAGGGTTTCGCCGAGTAGCCTCGCAGGTCGAGTGGATTGGTTTGCTTCCCATAATCACCAGATCCGGAGTTCGATCTTTGCTCTTGACTTTTTTTTGCTTCCTTGTTTTTACAAACGCTAATCGGGAACCAACAGAGTATTTATCACTACCATTCTCTCGActtcttgcaaaaaaaaaaaaaaaacgacCAAACATACACccatctttttcttttttctcctcGCCCTCGAGCAGAAATTCCACTTTACAAACTTTTACAACCTCAACCATCCACTTATGATGAAAATGCAATAATTGTGAATTCTTCGGACATGTTCAAAGAACCCCCTTAGGCAGACACAAAAGACAATACTATCAGCTTCCGCTACATATATTTttttaaaggaattactggaatttTTGTGTTCGTGAGGTGTTCTATAATATATTGATAAGGTGAATTCAAAAGAAATCAGTGGGCGCGTCATGCATGTGTTTTTGGGACACGGCCCCCCTGATGTGCTGTCagctcactgacatgtggaccaggCCTCATGTGTCAGTGGGCCAATGTCAGTTACAGTATGTCAAAGGATTCGGCTCCGTGTTTTGTGACTCTGGGCATGACAGCGTGTTTGTGGGATCACATTATGGCAGAATAAAAATATACACTCCATTTCCCAGTTTCATCACATGTTACGAATTCATGACCTCCCATGTCACTGTACAATTTGATTGAGCTAAGCCAAGGACGTGAGGAGCATTACCTGCCTCATCAACTTCATGTTCCATTTTCTTCTGTCTGCAACAAAAATAATATCAGTAGAACCACGTGAACGTAATGCACATACTTGAAGATGCCCACGTATTTTTTTCGTCTATTGCTAGTAAAAACCAGATAACCATCTTTTTCCTTTGGCATCTCACTAGAGTAGAAAACAATGAATCGTGACTGATATAGTTTAGAATGAGCTCTAGTATCAAACAATTGGCAAACAAACTATGATGATTGTTTCCAACCTCTATAGTGCTGGCAAACTAATACATGGAAAAGGCCGGAGTGAACTGCCTACATAATCGCACCATTATACATGGAAAAGCTATTAAAATGAGTACTGTAAGAACATCAACAAATATGTAACTTCCTTTTGGTATTAAGTCATCTTCACAAGAAACTAACCTGAAATGCATTGTTGCACCAGATTACCAGGGCTTCGTGAAGCAATGTGTTCATATGAAATGCAATATGTTCTAATGTTTTTCATGACCCGCGAGTCGTGGTACGACAATtgataggaaccaatatgagtgtCTTTTATTTTACTTGTTGACCTACGTGTCAACGAGTGGCGACAAGTAATAATCATGCACCAATGGACCTCGACTTGGTGCCGTATGTGAACAGGGAGTTATACACCAATATGAGGTTGAAGAAACGTCGTGCAAAAAGATTATACACATGGAGAAGAACAATTGTGTGACTGTAGGATAGCGATTTTGAAGTTGCTACCACGGTAGAGTTTTTT
The Triticum dicoccoides isolate Atlit2015 ecotype Zavitan chromosome 3A, WEW_v2.0, whole genome shotgun sequence genome window above contains:
- the LOC119270273 gene encoding DNA-directed RNA polymerase III subunit 1-like; amino-acid sequence: MLRQEEKLRCTKEPFIEDVGTRRIKSMRFSMFSGKEIRQSAEAQVWNNRIYEPNMKPAPNGLLDTRMGAANKQGECGTCHGSYTECPGHFGYLKLALPVFNVGFFNNILDVVKCICKGCSRVLLVEKDRREFLKKMRQPRAEPLVKFALMKKVRDKCKLSRCPWCGFINGVAKKGRMGLVIVHDCSKTLDGSTEELRSALSHKKEKLAITSIHTLDPATVLSLFRRMIDEDCELLNLGDRPEKLIITEIAVPPVPIRPSVFVGGGGGRMSNEDSITCILKNIVNTNSILKGTLQSGEPLAKCFDCWQHLQLQVVEYINSDAPCLIDSQHRGLIQRLKGKTGRFRGNLSGKRTEYTGRTVISPDPNLRITEVAIPILMARVLTYPERVSYYNIEKLRQCIRNGPHKHPGANFILQPDGTKLHLKYCDRRIAARDLKYGCIVERHLEDGDIVLFNRQPSLHRMSIMSHRARIMPWRTLRFNESVCNPYNADFDGDEMNLHVPQTEEARTEALMLMGVQNNLCTPKNGEILVASTQDFLTSSFLITRKDSFYDRSSFTLLCSYLGDAMENIDLPTPALIKPIELWTGKQLFSVLVRPNAFTKVYLNLGVREKICTKKCALTVEDKTSEAVHDAMCPNDGFVYFRNSELLSGQVGKKTLGNGNNEGMFSVLIRDYNSHAAASCMNRLAKFSARFIGNHGFSIGVDDVQPGESLNEKKGKTIGEGYQECHELIAQYSKGALKPQPGCSRAQTLEARISGVLNKLRDTAGDHCMSTLHWRNSPLIMSQCGSKGSPINISQMVVCVGQQSVGGRRAPNGFIDRTLPHFPINSKTPAAKGFVANSFYTGLTATEFFFHTMGGREGLVDTAVKTAETGYMSRRLMKGLEDLSVFYDQTVRNASGGIVQFVYGDDGMDPVKMEGKGGNPLNLDQLFMKVMATCPQRGHETLSPEAISQMLNDKLSEQDPSAGGCSDRFKELLTKFVGNRIKMLRNTRRALHLDEDHVGRKDSSIEECVAANISGISAKQLQVFLDTCLSRYHSKIIEAGASIGAIGAQSIGEPGTQMTLKTFHFAGVASMNVTLGVPRIKEIINAAKKISTPIITAELLSGQDESFGVKVKRCIEKVVLGEVAAAIKIVLKSSQPNLVVKLDMQRIEAQGYEGINADSVQLSIINYPKLKLKSQHVRVIDEAKLRIYPDGTDRSKLQFELHNLKSMLPKVIVKGIPTVERAVVNPVKGRDKTIERYNLLVEGTNLLAVLGAPGVDAMKTKSNHIMEVNQTLGIEAARRSIIDEIQYTFESNNMIIDLRHMMLLADLMTYKGEVLGITRYGIAKMKSSVLMLASFEKTSEHLFNASYAGREDQIDGVSECIIMGIPMQLGTGILKVRQRLESLPEFKYQPAPIMSS